The Leadbettera azotonutricia ZAS-9 genome has a window encoding:
- a CDS encoding ABC transporter permease codes for MIYFKYLAMNLKMVLEYRLSAWLVALGQLFSTLFWYLSIVLLFARFDNLLGWTFAEVSICFAVTSIAFALAECFARGFDTFSGLVIRGEFDRILLRPRNSLIQVLGSKTEITRFGRVLITVCILGVVIPKSGIIWTASKVLTLIFMIFGGAAVFIGIFILGAVVCFFTLEGLEVINIFTDGGRELASYPLPVYSKWIRRFFTFIIPLGCVNYLPLMYLTGRAEAHPGLYMLSPLLGFIFLIPCALAWKQGVRHYASSGS; via the coding sequence ATGATTTATTTTAAATATCTGGCCATGAACCTTAAAATGGTTTTGGAATACCGCCTTTCCGCCTGGCTTGTCGCGCTTGGGCAGCTCTTTAGCACCCTGTTCTGGTATCTCAGCATCGTTCTGCTTTTTGCGCGTTTCGACAACCTTTTGGGCTGGACCTTTGCGGAGGTCAGCATATGTTTTGCTGTTACCTCCATTGCATTTGCCCTGGCGGAATGTTTTGCCCGGGGCTTCGATACTTTTTCAGGTCTGGTAATACGGGGCGAATTTGACCGGATCCTCTTAAGGCCGAGAAATTCCTTAATCCAGGTGCTGGGTTCCAAAACAGAGATAACCCGCTTCGGCAGGGTTCTCATAACCGTTTGCATACTGGGTGTCGTGATTCCGAAGTCGGGCATAATCTGGACCGCATCAAAAGTACTGACCCTGATATTCATGATCTTCGGAGGCGCCGCGGTCTTTATCGGTATTTTTATACTCGGCGCCGTGGTCTGCTTTTTTACCCTGGAGGGCCTTGAAGTGATTAACATTTTTACTGACGGCGGACGGGAGCTGGCCTCCTACCCGCTGCCGGTCTACAGCAAATGGATACGCCGTTTCTTTACTTTTATTATTCCCCTGGGCTGTGTAAATTACCTTCCCCTCATGTACCTTACAGGCAGGGCGGAAGCCCATCCTGGCCTCTATATGCTTTCGCCTTTATTGGGATTTATCTTCCTCATACCCTGCGCCCTCGCGTGGAAGCAGGGGGTGCGGCATTATGCTTCCTCAGGCTCCTGA
- a CDS encoding TRAP transporter large permease subunit — translation MAKILNRLEKGICYAALGLLALIPVAEIIIRPFNGVIPASLAIMTHLFLVVGFFAAMIATKSKEHIFIAITQYIKNERLKNILAIGANMISAFVTTILVWDSISFIKYGQSGKRIGFIPDRVFSLVMPLGFAIIAIRFALQAPVKKFKWLPFASILLGTICALPAITKLLWGFDLPEPFLSWVNLSYDMAFDIKLPVILLLIVAALSGTPIFAVIGGIALIMLQSAGGEPDTAPLQIYSAFTDASDLIAIPLFTLTGFFLSESKAGERLVNTFKSLFSWIPGGMIIATVVICAFFTSFTGASGVTILALGGILYTILAEKSKYPERFSIGLLTSVGGIGLLFPPSLPIILVGSTTNSILYFMGLTIENNIIDFFLGAIIPGIIMVLAMIAFAIITSRKVKIPVEPFELKKAGAAIKGSALEILLPVILIGGYFSGILSLVQISAVSVIYVFIAEVLINRDIAIKKVPQVFFKAIPIIGGVLAILAMAKALSYSIIDSQVPEHFADWMQATISSKFVFLLLLNLALLVVGCLMDIFSAILVVLPLIVPLGYAYGIDPIHLGIIFITNLEVGFLTPPVGMNLFLASYRFKRPFVAVCRYVLPFLLIQLAIVLLITYVPWLSTFLPNLFN, via the coding sequence ATGGCAAAAATTCTAAACCGGCTTGAAAAAGGGATCTGCTATGCTGCCCTGGGGCTGCTTGCCCTGATTCCGGTAGCGGAAATTATTATAAGGCCCTTTAACGGCGTCATTCCTGCGTCACTGGCGATCATGACCCATCTCTTTTTGGTGGTGGGTTTTTTTGCGGCCATGATAGCAACCAAGTCGAAAGAGCATATTTTTATTGCCATCACCCAATATATAAAAAACGAAAGGCTGAAAAACATACTGGCTATTGGCGCCAATATGATATCGGCCTTTGTAACAACCATCCTGGTTTGGGACTCCATTTCTTTTATCAAATACGGCCAGTCCGGAAAGCGCATAGGTTTTATACCCGACAGGGTTTTTTCCCTGGTAATGCCCCTGGGTTTTGCGATAATCGCAATACGCTTTGCCCTGCAGGCGCCGGTCAAAAAATTTAAATGGCTGCCCTTTGCATCCATACTGCTGGGGACGATCTGCGCCTTGCCGGCGATTACAAAATTGCTTTGGGGCTTCGACCTCCCTGAACCGTTTTTGTCATGGGTCAATTTAAGCTATGACATGGCTTTCGACATCAAACTGCCTGTGATACTGCTGCTCATCGTTGCTGCCCTTTCGGGGACTCCCATATTTGCGGTCATAGGCGGCATAGCCCTGATTATGCTTCAGTCCGCAGGGGGCGAACCTGATACGGCGCCCCTTCAGATTTATTCAGCCTTCACTGACGCCTCCGATCTTATCGCTATTCCCTTGTTTACCCTGACCGGCTTTTTCCTTTCCGAAAGCAAGGCCGGCGAAAGGCTGGTCAATACCTTTAAAAGCCTTTTCAGCTGGATACCCGGAGGCATGATCATCGCCACCGTGGTTATCTGCGCTTTTTTTACTTCCTTTACCGGGGCTTCGGGGGTTACCATCCTGGCCTTGGGGGGCATACTCTACACAATACTGGCGGAAAAATCAAAATACCCTGAACGCTTTTCCATAGGCCTCCTCACCTCAGTAGGCGGCATAGGGCTTTTATTCCCGCCGAGCCTCCCCATAATACTTGTGGGCTCTACGACAAATTCTATACTTTATTTTATGGGCCTCACCATAGAGAACAATATTATCGACTTTTTCCTTGGCGCCATAATACCGGGGATCATTATGGTGCTGGCAATGATAGCTTTTGCGATCATCACTTCACGTAAAGTGAAAATCCCGGTAGAACCTTTTGAATTGAAAAAAGCAGGGGCGGCCATAAAAGGATCGGCCCTGGAAATACTGCTGCCGGTGATTCTTATCGGGGGATATTTTTCCGGGATTTTATCGCTGGTGCAGATAAGCGCGGTATCGGTTATATATGTGTTTATCGCGGAAGTGCTGATTAACCGTGACATCGCGATAAAGAAGGTGCCCCAGGTATTTTTCAAGGCTATCCCCATTATAGGCGGGGTACTCGCGATTCTGGCAATGGCCAAGGCCCTTTCTTACTCCATAATCGATTCCCAGGTGCCTGAACATTTCGCCGATTGGATGCAGGCTACGATCTCATCGAAATTCGTATTCCTTCTGCTCTTGAACCTCGCACTCCTTGTGGTAGGCTGCCTTATGGATATATTCTCCGCCATATTGGTTGTGCTGCCCCTCATTGTGCCCCTGGGCTACGCTTACGGCATCGATCCAATTCACCTGGGGATCATCTTTATTACCAATCTCGAAGTAGGTTTCCTGACCCCCCCGGTGGGAATGAACCTGTTCCTTGCAAGCTACCGCTTTAAAAGACCCTTTGTGGCAGTATGCCGTTATGTGCTTCCCTTCCTTCTCATACAATTGGCAATAGTGCTGCTCATCACCTATGTTCCCTGGCTCTCAACATTCCTGCCGAACTTGTTCAATTAA
- the dctP gene encoding TRAP transporter substrate-binding protein DctP: MKKLSLCILAVLLIGFAVPTEVFAQRGGRSQGETIEVKIASPVPKDSPWGRTLDRMAVEWAKITNNQVRMRVLHGGTEGGEGKMLLSLSSNTIQAAVFTSFGISAINPRVMTLSAPFLIRTDSELNAVLPQIQPELEAQINQTDYVMVAWSKVGWVNIFSKDPVFVPDDLKRQKIATNGDADDLNVAFKSMGFQMVETDLTDVGTKILSGAIMAAYQNPAAVAAYQLHKELRNMLSLNLAPFVGGIVMNQVTWKKIADLNPKYPEEIMKSTRRIAAELDASMQQTINSAITVMSKGGLKVNQPSSAQAQLWYNEIDKAIPGLLGTTFDRDTYQKISAILAKQRGGQ, translated from the coding sequence ATGAAAAAGTTAAGCCTTTGCATCCTGGCTGTTTTGCTGATTGGGTTTGCGGTTCCCACGGAAGTTTTTGCCCAGAGGGGGGGAAGATCCCAGGGCGAAACCATAGAGGTAAAAATCGCCTCCCCTGTCCCCAAGGATTCCCCCTGGGGAAGGACCCTCGACCGCATGGCTGTGGAATGGGCAAAAATCACCAATAACCAGGTGAGGATGCGGGTGCTTCACGGGGGCACCGAAGGCGGGGAAGGAAAAATGCTCCTCTCCCTTTCGAGCAATACCATACAGGCTGCGGTCTTTACCTCCTTCGGCATCAGCGCCATCAACCCCAGGGTTATGACCTTGAGCGCGCCCTTCCTTATCCGTACCGACAGCGAATTGAATGCGGTGCTGCCCCAAATTCAGCCTGAACTGGAAGCCCAGATCAACCAGACCGATTATGTGATGGTGGCATGGTCCAAAGTGGGCTGGGTCAATATATTTTCCAAAGATCCAGTCTTTGTTCCGGATGATCTCAAAAGGCAGAAGATCGCCACCAATGGTGATGCCGATGATCTCAATGTGGCATTCAAGTCCATGGGCTTCCAAATGGTGGAAACGGATCTTACCGATGTGGGGACCAAGATCCTGAGCGGGGCCATTATGGCAGCGTATCAGAACCCGGCTGCGGTTGCCGCTTATCAGCTGCATAAAGAACTCAGGAACATGCTCTCCCTCAATTTGGCCCCCTTTGTGGGCGGTATTGTAATGAACCAGGTTACGTGGAAAAAAATTGCGGACCTCAACCCCAAATACCCCGAAGAGATAATGAAGTCTACCCGCCGTATTGCCGCGGAGCTTGACGCTTCCATGCAGCAAACCATAAATAGCGCCATCACCGTTATGTCCAAGGGTGGGCTCAAGGTAAACCAACCTAGCTCTGCCCAGGCCCAGCTCTGGTACAATGAAATTGATAAAGCCATACCCGGCCTTTTGGGAACCACCTTTGACCGGGACACGTATCAAAAGATAAGCGCTATATTGGCAAAGCAGAGGGGTGGTCAATAA
- a CDS encoding TRAP transporter TatT component family protein, translating to MMKTRKGLFLLLAALPMLSACSINKMVMNKVSDALTGSGSSDVFTGDADPQLVGDAIPFAIKMYESLLSQNPNHQGLLLTTGSLFVMYANAFVQGPADMMGLDQFDQREAAKVRAKNLYIRGTEILYRGLDNKYPGDKKTPKFSEATVEAGTLDPILKKMKKDDVAFLYWAVAGGLSSYAIDVFDFALGVRIPEMAAMIARAYELDPDFNNGALDEFYILFYSSLPEMLGGNKELAEVHYKKALEKTKGQSAGTYVSYAQSVCVPAQDYETFKINLEKALAVDVDADPSNRLVNIINQRKARYMLDEAYNYFSFLEYDDWDE from the coding sequence ATGATGAAAACGAGAAAAGGTCTTTTCCTGCTGCTTGCGGCGCTGCCCATGCTCTCCGCGTGTTCCATCAACAAGATGGTCATGAACAAGGTGTCCGATGCCCTTACCGGTTCCGGATCGAGCGATGTCTTTACCGGGGACGCCGATCCCCAGCTTGTGGGGGATGCGATCCCCTTCGCCATCAAGATGTACGAATCTCTCCTTTCCCAGAACCCGAACCACCAGGGCCTCCTCCTCACCACAGGTTCGCTCTTTGTGATGTACGCCAACGCCTTTGTGCAGGGGCCTGCGGACATGATGGGCCTCGATCAGTTTGACCAGCGGGAAGCTGCCAAAGTAAGGGCGAAGAACCTCTACATCAGGGGGACGGAAATACTTTACCGGGGGCTGGACAATAAATACCCAGGGGACAAAAAAACCCCCAAGTTTTCCGAGGCCACTGTAGAAGCCGGGACCCTGGATCCTATCCTCAAAAAAATGAAGAAAGACGATGTTGCCTTCCTCTATTGGGCTGTGGCCGGGGGCCTTTCATCTTATGCCATAGACGTGTTCGATTTTGCCCTGGGCGTGAGGATACCCGAAATGGCCGCCATGATTGCCAGGGCTTACGAGCTTGATCCCGATTTCAACAACGGGGCCCTGGACGAGTTCTATATTCTGTTCTATTCATCCCTCCCCGAAATGCTCGGGGGCAACAAGGAACTTGCCGAGGTCCATTACAAAAAGGCCCTGGAAAAGACCAAGGGCCAGTCGGCAGGGACGTATGTTTCCTATGCCCAATCGGTCTGCGTGCCTGCCCAGGATTACGAGACTTTCAAGATCAACCTCGAAAAAGCCCTGGCGGTGGATGTGGATGCTGATCCTTCAAATAGGCTGGTCAATATCATAAATCAGCGAAAAGCCAGATACATGCTGGACGAAGCGTATAATTATTTCTCTTTCCTTGAATATGATGATTGGGACGAATAA
- a CDS encoding 3'-5' exonuclease, with protein sequence MGTYDDARALYAENGVFAAFDLETTGLDAQKDQIVEIGAVKFDRRGLIARFSTLINPGIPMPPEAGKVNNITDSMLKDQPMLDEVLPDFIRFIKNTILIAHNAPFDCGFINAKLKEKRAWTPPFSSLPNRVLDTLVFSRETFPGRRTYKLGDLARDLEIPMGDAHRAEDDAAACMEIFLRCIAASGV encoded by the coding sequence ATGGGAACTTATGATGACGCAAGGGCACTATACGCCGAAAACGGGGTGTTTGCCGCTTTTGACCTTGAAACCACGGGCCTGGATGCCCAAAAAGACCAGATTGTCGAGATAGGGGCGGTCAAATTCGACCGCCGGGGGCTGATTGCCCGCTTTTCAACCCTGATAAATCCAGGCATCCCCATGCCCCCCGAAGCGGGCAAGGTGAACAATATCACCGACAGCATGCTCAAAGACCAGCCGATGCTGGACGAGGTTCTTCCCGATTTTATCCGGTTCATCAAAAACACCATCCTCATTGCCCATAACGCGCCGTTTGACTGCGGGTTCATCAACGCGAAACTGAAAGAAAAAAGGGCCTGGACTCCCCCGTTCTCCAGCCTCCCCAACCGCGTTCTGGACACCCTGGTTTTTTCAAGGGAAACATTCCCAGGGCGGAGGACTTACAAGCTTGGGGATCTGGCACGGGACTTGGAGATACCCATGGGCGATGCCCACAGGGCCGAAGACGACGCGGCTGCCTGCATGGAGATCTTTCTCCGCTGCATTGCGGCAAGCGGGGTTTAA
- a CDS encoding phospho-sugar mutase — MEKAEIAVRAKDYIAREKDANFKGQVEKLLADGDFKELEDRFYRNLEFGTGGLRGVIGGGYNRMNTLVVKSATQGLAAYLIKACPEKAAAGKQKDGAGLKAVIAFDSRHYSVEFAEASALIFAANGIKTYLFSSLRPTPELSYAIRRLGCDTGIVVTASHNPPQYNGYKAYWNDGAQVIPPHDVGIIDEVNNVKEIKEMDKQEALSRGLLQIIDKEIDAPYQDMVRSRLFRPDLIKASAGKVKIVYTPLHGTGAFHVETVLGSLGLKVITVPEQREGNGDFPTVAFPNPEEAAALEMAIQLGKKENADVVMATDPDADRFGTAINDGKGNFTLVTGNQMGVLFADYIFLSLKETGKTPPNPAMINSIVTTGMQKRVAEYYGAQCFECLTGFKWIADMMAKCEADKSASVVFGTEESYGYLVENEVRDKDGVSAAALMAEMTLYWRSKGKGLLDRLEDLYKICGYWEEMGISKYFQGPEGPAIMQGIMEEYRKNPPKTLGGIDIVRVRDIKNGADGLAPSDVLQFYLKDGTVVSARPSGTEPKIKFYATCCTELGNESLAAAKAEAGKKLGAIKKDIRAVIGE, encoded by the coding sequence ATGGAAAAAGCTGAGATTGCTGTCCGTGCAAAGGATTATATAGCCAGGGAAAAAGACGCGAACTTCAAAGGCCAGGTTGAAAAGCTGCTGGCCGACGGCGATTTCAAGGAGCTTGAGGATCGCTTTTACCGGAACCTTGAATTCGGTACCGGCGGCTTGCGGGGCGTCATTGGGGGCGGGTACAACCGCATGAATACCCTGGTGGTAAAAAGCGCCACCCAGGGGCTGGCGGCCTACCTCATCAAGGCCTGTCCCGAAAAGGCAGCCGCCGGGAAGCAGAAGGACGGCGCGGGCCTCAAGGCGGTGATCGCTTTTGACAGCCGCCACTATTCGGTGGAATTTGCGGAAGCCTCGGCCCTCATCTTTGCGGCCAACGGCATCAAGACCTACCTCTTTTCGAGCCTCAGGCCCACGCCGGAACTTTCCTATGCCATACGCCGCCTGGGCTGCGACACGGGCATTGTGGTGACTGCCAGCCATAACCCTCCCCAGTACAACGGCTACAAAGCCTACTGGAACGACGGCGCCCAGGTGATTCCTCCCCACGATGTGGGGATTATTGACGAAGTCAACAACGTTAAAGAAATCAAAGAGATGGATAAACAGGAAGCCCTTTCCCGGGGACTTCTTCAAATAATTGATAAAGAGATTGATGCGCCTTACCAGGACATGGTCCGCAGCCGCCTCTTCAGGCCGGACCTTATAAAGGCCAGCGCGGGGAAGGTAAAGATAGTCTACACTCCCCTTCATGGTACCGGGGCCTTCCATGTGGAAACCGTCCTGGGCAGCCTGGGGCTCAAGGTGATCACGGTGCCCGAACAGCGGGAGGGGAACGGGGATTTCCCCACTGTGGCCTTCCCCAATCCCGAGGAAGCGGCGGCCCTGGAAATGGCAATACAGCTGGGCAAGAAAGAAAACGCCGATGTGGTCATGGCGACAGACCCGGACGCGGATCGTTTCGGTACAGCTATCAACGACGGCAAGGGGAATTTCACCCTGGTCACCGGAAACCAGATGGGCGTGCTTTTTGCGGATTATATCTTCCTTTCCTTAAAAGAGACTGGGAAAACGCCCCCCAACCCCGCGATGATCAATTCCATCGTGACCACAGGCATGCAGAAGCGGGTGGCCGAATACTACGGCGCACAGTGCTTCGAGTGCCTTACGGGCTTTAAATGGATAGCCGACATGATGGCAAAATGCGAGGCCGACAAATCGGCTTCCGTGGTTTTCGGCACCGAAGAAAGCTACGGCTACCTGGTGGAAAACGAAGTCAGGGACAAGGACGGGGTGTCGGCTGCCGCCCTGATGGCGGAAATGACCCTCTACTGGAGGAGCAAGGGCAAGGGCCTTTTGGACCGCCTGGAGGATCTCTATAAAATCTGCGGCTATTGGGAAGAAATGGGCATCTCCAAGTACTTCCAGGGTCCCGAAGGGCCGGCCATCATGCAGGGCATTATGGAAGAATACCGCAAAAATCCCCCAAAAACCCTGGGGGGCATAGACATAGTCCGGGTCAGGGACATTAAAAACGGCGCGGACGGTTTGGCCCCCAGCGATGTGCTCCAATTCTACCTAAAGGATGGCACCGTGGTAAGCGCCCGACCTTCGGGGACTGAACCCAAGATCAAATTTTACGCCACCTGCTGCACTGAACTCGGCAACGAAAGCCTGGCGGCTGCCAAGGCGGAGGCCGGGAAGAAGCTGGGGGCTATCAAAAAAGACATCAGGGCGGTGATTGGCGAATAA
- a CDS encoding OadG family protein: MTIVDMLEQSGVLTLLGMGIVFSFLVILIVAVSLVGKLIHAIGADKDVNAPSAGTGYSPSSAVKTTAVAAAITAAVTEYQATHE, encoded by the coding sequence ATGACTATAGTAGATATGTTGGAACAGAGCGGGGTTTTGACCCTCCTTGGAATGGGAATAGTATTTTCATTTTTGGTCATCCTGATTGTTGCCGTGTCGCTTGTGGGTAAATTGATCCATGCAATAGGCGCAGATAAGGACGTGAATGCGCCCTCAGCAGGGACCGGGTACAGCCCAAGCAGCGCCGTAAAGACCACAGCTGTGGCAGCTGCAATTACTGCGGCAGTAACTGAATATCAAGCAACTCACGAGTGA
- the oadA gene encoding sodium-extruding oxaloacetate decarboxylase subunit alpha, translating into MPKVKLTDLVLRDAHQSLHATRMTTADMLPACPKLDKIGYWALEAWGGATFDSCIRFLNEDPWERLRKLHAALPNTPIMMLLRGQNLLGYRHYADDVVDKFVEKAAQTGVGVFRIFDACNDPRNLKRAADAAKKTGKHVQMAISYATTPYHTKEIYADLAKRYAEFGADSICIKDMSGLLKPYEAYELVKAIKAKVSIPVEIHTHATTGLSVATLAKSAEAGAEILDTAISSMAMGTSHSPTETIVEAFKGTEFETGLDINALLDIAVYFRDVRKKYAKFESSFLGADTRILVSQVPGGMLSNLENQLKEQNASDKIDAVLKEIAIVQKDCGYIPLVTPTSQIVGTQAVFNVLFGRYKNLTSETADLVTGRYGALAAPANPELVKLALAKNNYDDVLTVRPADKITNEYAKMSDEAKAAGAVTEEDVLTYAMFPKVAPKFFKERSKGPVDSASFAVPAASASAKAAPGEAAKYSVNVDGTNYNVVVAPAGSVAIAPAAGGASVAPAAAAPSVGSVTIPAPVAGTVIRYAVDNGAEVKPGDTVLIIESMKMELEIKATDKGKVHFLVAAGTQVASQQPVAEIGGVVSAAPAAAAAPAPAAAPAAAPAASAPSGGVVIPAPVAGTIIRYAVNEGASVKSGDNVIIIESMKMELEIKATSAGSVHFLVPTGTQVASQQPIAEIK; encoded by the coding sequence ATGCCCAAAGTTAAACTTACAGATTTAGTGCTTCGGGATGCACATCAGTCACTGCATGCTACCCGTATGACAACAGCGGACATGCTTCCGGCCTGTCCGAAACTCGATAAAATCGGTTACTGGGCTCTGGAAGCCTGGGGCGGGGCCACTTTCGACTCCTGCATCCGCTTTTTAAATGAAGATCCCTGGGAGCGCCTGCGCAAACTCCACGCGGCTCTGCCCAATACGCCGATTATGATGCTGCTGCGGGGCCAGAACCTGCTGGGCTACCGGCACTATGCGGACGATGTGGTGGATAAGTTCGTTGAGAAGGCCGCCCAGACCGGCGTCGGCGTTTTCCGTATTTTTGACGCCTGCAACGATCCCCGCAACCTCAAGAGGGCGGCGGATGCGGCGAAAAAAACCGGCAAACATGTCCAGATGGCTATTTCCTACGCCACAACTCCCTACCATACCAAAGAAATTTATGCGGATCTTGCAAAACGGTACGCCGAATTCGGCGCTGACTCAATCTGCATAAAGGATATGTCCGGTCTTTTAAAGCCTTACGAAGCTTATGAACTGGTTAAGGCGATCAAGGCCAAGGTCAGTATCCCCGTAGAGATCCATACCCACGCAACCACGGGCCTTTCGGTTGCGACTCTGGCAAAATCGGCCGAAGCGGGCGCGGAAATCCTCGACACGGCGATTTCGTCCATGGCTATGGGCACCAGCCACAGCCCTACCGAAACCATTGTCGAAGCTTTCAAAGGCACGGAATTTGAAACCGGCCTTGATATCAACGCCCTTCTCGACATTGCCGTTTACTTCCGCGATGTACGCAAGAAGTACGCAAAGTTTGAGTCCAGCTTCCTCGGCGCCGATACCCGTATCCTGGTTTCCCAGGTGCCCGGTGGCATGCTTTCCAACCTGGAAAACCAGCTGAAAGAGCAGAATGCCTCGGACAAAATTGATGCGGTACTCAAGGAAATCGCCATTGTTCAGAAAGACTGCGGTTATATTCCCCTTGTTACCCCCACAAGCCAGATTGTTGGTACCCAGGCGGTGTTCAATGTCCTCTTCGGACGCTACAAGAACCTCACCTCCGAAACTGCCGACCTGGTAACCGGCCGTTACGGCGCTCTTGCGGCCCCGGCTAACCCTGAACTGGTAAAACTGGCCCTGGCCAAGAACAACTACGACGATGTTCTTACTGTACGGCCTGCCGACAAGATCACCAACGAATACGCCAAAATGTCCGACGAAGCAAAAGCTGCGGGCGCTGTAACCGAAGAGGATGTCCTGACCTATGCGATGTTCCCCAAGGTTGCTCCGAAATTTTTCAAAGAACGTTCCAAAGGGCCGGTGGATTCCGCCTCTTTCGCCGTTCCTGCCGCCTCAGCTTCTGCAAAGGCCGCTCCCGGCGAAGCTGCCAAATACTCGGTCAACGTGGACGGAACCAACTACAACGTAGTGGTCGCCCCGGCCGGTTCAGTGGCTATTGCCCCGGCAGCAGGCGGAGCCTCGGTGGCTCCTGCGGCTGCCGCTCCTTCAGTGGGCAGCGTAACTATCCCCGCCCCTGTGGCAGGGACGGTAATCCGCTATGCAGTGGATAACGGCGCTGAAGTTAAACCCGGCGACACGGTACTCATCATTGAGTCCATGAAAATGGAACTTGAGATCAAGGCCACTGATAAGGGCAAAGTTCACTTCCTGGTTGCCGCCGGAACCCAGGTTGCTTCCCAGCAGCCCGTAGCCGAAATCGGCGGGGTGGTCAGCGCAGCTCCTGCAGCAGCAGCGGCCCCTGCGCCCGCCGCAGCCCCGGCTGCCGCTCCCGCAGCATCGGCCCCCTCGGGCGGCGTGGTAATTCCCGCCCCTGTGGCAGGCACCATCATCCGCTATGCGGTGAACGAAGGCGCTTCGGTTAAGTCCGGCGACAATGTGATCATCATCGAATCCATGAAAATGGAACTTGAGATCAAGGCTACCTCAGCCGGAAGTGTTCACTTCCTGGTTCCCACGGGAACCCAGGTTGCATCCCAGCAGCCCATTGCGGAAATTAAATAA
- a CDS encoding sodium ion-translocating decarboxylase subunit beta, producing MLELKKNPMVVFKICLALVVGLFLFTAINASFNPRVQAAGNSEQIADSSSELPSFRNLNGIIPNSKDIPPVTLGSFLKNIVEGTSIYAFINNAAVKETPSGIPITVFGWQELLMIAVGFLVIYLGAAKNFEPILLIPIGFGIVFVNVPFAGMGEGEGFLNIIYHAGVGNELFPLMIFIGIGAMTDFGPLIANPKTAILGAAAQFGVFGTLFFISVANYLPGVAFNLKEACAVAIIGGADGPTTIYIAAKLAPHLLATVAVAAYSYMALVPLIQPPIMRALTTKKERLIKMKQMRPVSKTEKIFFPLVVFSLALLLIPSAAPLIGCLMFGNFIREIGVVDRLSKTAQNELMNIVSMFLSLGVGSQMTPEKFLNPSSLIIVVMGLVAFSVATASGLLIAKLMNVFLKEKINPLIGSAGVSAVPMAARVSNKVGLEEDPSNFILMHAMGPNVAGVIGTAIAAGVMIAVYGG from the coding sequence ATGTTAGAACTTAAAAAGAACCCAATGGTGGTTTTCAAAATCTGTCTGGCCCTCGTGGTTGGGCTTTTCCTCTTTACCGCCATAAACGCTTCCTTTAATCCCCGGGTTCAGGCTGCGGGTAATTCCGAACAGATAGCTGATTCAAGTTCGGAACTGCCGTCTTTCAGGAACCTGAACGGGATAATCCCCAACAGCAAGGATATTCCCCCGGTTACTTTGGGCAGTTTCCTCAAAAATATTGTGGAAGGTACCAGCATCTACGCATTTATCAACAATGCGGCGGTAAAGGAAACTCCCTCAGGTATTCCCATCACCGTATTCGGCTGGCAGGAACTCCTCATGATAGCCGTCGGCTTCCTGGTTATTTACCTGGGGGCGGCCAAGAATTTTGAGCCCATACTCCTCATACCCATAGGCTTCGGGATTGTGTTTGTGAACGTCCCCTTTGCCGGCATGGGCGAGGGCGAAGGTTTCCTTAACATCATCTACCATGCAGGGGTCGGCAACGAGCTGTTTCCCCTGATGATATTTATCGGTATAGGGGCCATGACCGACTTCGGCCCCCTAATTGCCAACCCCAAGACCGCTATCCTCGGCGCTGCGGCTCAGTTCGGCGTTTTTGGAACCCTCTTTTTTATATCCGTTGCCAACTATCTCCCCGGGGTTGCCTTTAACCTTAAAGAAGCTTGCGCAGTGGCGATCATCGGAGGCGCCGACGGCCCCACCACGATCTACATTGCCGCCAAGCTTGCCCCCCATCTCCTTGCGACAGTGGCGGTAGCGGCCTATTCCTATATGGCCCTGGTGCCCCTTATTCAGCCCCCCATCATGAGGGCCCTTACCACCAAGAAGGAACGGCTTATCAAAATGAAGCAGATGAGGCCCGTATCCAAAACGGAGAAAATATTTTTCCCCCTGGTGGTATTTTCCCTGGCTTTGCTTCTGATCCCTTCGGCCGCTCCCCTCATCGGCTGTCTCATGTTCGGCAACTTCATCAGGGAAATCGGCGTGGTGGACAGGCTTTCCAAAACTGCCCAGAATGAATTGATGAATATCGTATCCATGTTCCTCTCCCTGGGCGTCGGAAGCCAGATGACTCCCGAGAAGTTCCTTAACCCCTCGTCCCTCATCATTGTGGTGATGGGTCTTGTTGCCTTTTCCGTTGCTACCGCTTCGGGACTTTTGATTGCAAAGCTGATGAACGTGTTCCTCAAAGAAAAGATCAATCCCCTTATCGGGTCCGCCGGTGTGTCCGCGGTTCCCATGGCCGCCCGTGTTTCCAACAAGGTGGGCCTGGAGGAAGATCCCAGCAATTTTATCCTGATGCACGCCATGGGCCCCAATGTGGCCGGCGTTATCGGCACTGCTATTGCGGCTGGCGTTATGATCGCTGTGTATGGCGGCTGA